The Rhodococcus rhodochrous DNA window AATCTCCTTCTCCACCGGTGATGGTGGGACACAGCAGCGCCAGCGACAGGTCCGCGTAGCGTTCGGCGATCTCGTCCGGGCCGTCCGGGCCAGCGGGGTCGTACCAGTTGGCGATCGCCGAGACCATCGCCAGGATCGATCGACGGCAGTCGTCGGGATACTTCGTGGTGAAGACGCCTTGTGCGACACCGCGATCGATGATGTCGCGGATCCGCCTCCGGCCGTCGCGCCGACGCTCCTCGTACAGTCGCGCACCCTCGGGTTCGAGGTTGCGCACCTCCGTCGCGATCATGCGACCCTGCTCGGGGAACTGCGTGCGGAAGATGACGTTCCCCTTGACGAACGCGCGGATCTGCTCGACCGGATCGTCGCCGGCGCGGGCGAGTTCGGCGTCGCAGACCGCGTCGTAGGTGTCGACGCCGTCGAGCAGGATCGCCAGCAGCAGATCCTGTTTGTTCTTGTAGTGGTAGTACAGGGCGGACAGGCTCACGCCGGCTTCCTGCGCGATAGTCCGGATCGACGACGAGCCGTATCCGTTGCGCACGAATTCCTTCCGGCCCGCCTCGATGAAGACGCGCTGTTTCGGCGACAGCACTCTCACGACAGCGCTCCGGTATCGGCGTACTGCGCGATCAGCTCGCCGAGCGTGCCCTTGACCATCTTGCCCGTCGGCGTGCGCGGCAGTTCGTCGACGAACCGCACGTGCCGGGGGCACTTGAAACGCGAGAGGCGTTCCCGGCAGAACCCGATGATGTCGTCCTCGAGCTCGTCGGATCCGTCCACATCGGGGACGAGCTGCACGAACGCTTCGACGCGTTCACCGCGGTCCGCGTCCGGCACACCGACCACCGCGACATCCGCGATCGACGGGTGCAGCGCGAGGACGTTCTCGATCTCCTGCGGGTAGATGTTCACCCCACCCGAGATGATCGTGAACTTGTCGCGCCCGGTGAGGAACAGATAGTCGTCCTCGTCGAGATATCCGATGTCTCCGGTCGTGTACCAGTTACCCTCGAAGGGGTGCCTGGTGGATGCCGTTTTCTCCGGATCCTTGTGGTACTCGAACGAGAAGTCGTCCCGCTCGAAGTAGACGGTGCCGATCTCCCCCGTGGGCAGCCGGTTGCCGTTCTCGTCGCAGATCCGCGCCAGCCCGAGTGTGCCCGGGCCGCCGGTCTTCCCGACCGTTCCAGGTTTGTCGAGCCATTCCTGCGGGGTGACGAGAGTATTGCCGATCGCCTCGGTCGCGGAATAGTACTCGTAGACGATCTCGCCCCACCACCGCATGAGTTCCTGCTTGACCTCGACCGGGCACGGCGCCGCCGAATGCAGTGCGCACCGCATCGACGACAGGTCGTAGCGCTCCCGGACCGCGCGGGGCAGTTTCAGCAGGCGCACGAAATGCGTGGGCACCCACTGGCTGTGGGTCACGCGATAGCGTTCGATGCACGCGAGACTGTGCTCGGGGTCGAACCGCTCCATGAGCACGACCGTGCCACCGAGTGCCTGCGTCGACACGCCGTACCGCAAGGGCGCGGCGTGGTAGATCGGTGCCGGTGACAGGTAGACGGTGTTCTCGTCGAAACCGAAGCGGCGCACCTGCTTCAGCAGCGGAGGACCGGGCTCGTCACCGACCTGGGCACCGGAGAGAGCGGGCTTGATGCCCTTGGGGCGACCGGTGGTGCCGGAGGAGTACAGCATGTCGCTGCCCCGCGGCTGATCGGCCATCGGGGTGACGGGAAGACCCGCCACCTCCTCCTCGTACACGAGATGTCCGGGCACCTCTCCCCCGAAGGCGACGCGGTGCGTCACCTTCGGGGTGAGCGGCGCGATCGCCTCGGCGAGTTCGGCGAGAGGCGCCGAGACGACGAGCACCTTCGCGTCGCAGTCGTCGACGATGTACGCGGCCTCGACGGGAGCGAGGTGCGTGTTGACGAAGGTGACGTAGACGCCCGATCGAACTGCACCCCAGTACAATTCGAATGCCGTGGCGTCGTTGACGGTGACGACCGCGATGTGGTCGCCCTTCCCGACGTCGTGTGCGCGCAGCCAGTGCGCGAACCGGACGGACGCGTCCTCGAGTTCCCGATAGGTGAGCGTCCGTCCGGTCGCGGCCTCGTGCACGGCGGGCCGGTCCGGGGCGACGGCGGCGTAACGGCCCGGGTACATCCCTACAGCCCCAGGTCCTTGGAGATGATCGTCTTCATGACCTCGCTGGTGCCACCGTAGATCCGGGTCACGCGGGTGTCGGCGTACAGCCGGGCGATCGGGTACTCGGTGATGTAACCGTAGCCGCCGTGCAGCTGCAGACACTTGTCGATGACGCGACCGGAGACCTCGGTGCAGAACAGCTTCGCGCGGGCCGCGTCGGCGACCGTGAGTTCCTTGCGGTCGAGCAGTTCGAGGCAGTGGTCGACGTAGACACGCGCGGCCTGGGTCTCGGCCGAGCACTCGGCGAGCACGAACTTGGTGTTCTGGAACGACGCGACCGGCTTGCCGAACACCTTGCGTTCCTTGGTGTAGGCGATCGCGTGCGCGATGGCGGCCTCGGCGAAGCCGACCTGGTTCAGGGCGATGCTCAGACGCTCCTGCGGCAGGTTGTGGGTGAGGTACCCGAAGCCCGCGCCTTCCTCGCCGAGGAGGTTCTCGACCGGCACCTTCACGTCGGTGTACGACAGTTCGGCGGTGTCCTGCTGGTGCAGGCCGATCTTGTCGAGCTTGCGGCCCACCGCGAAGCCCTCGCTGTCGGTGGGCACCGCGATGATCGACAGGCCGCCGCGGCGGTTCTCGGGATCGAACGGGCTGGTGCGGCAGACCGTGAGGATGAGGTCGGCGGTGACGCCGCCGGTGATGAAGGTCTTCGCGCCGTTGATGATGTAGTGCTTGCCGTCCTCGGACAGCTTCGCCGAGGTCGCGATGTTGGCGAGGTCCGAGCCGGTGCCGGGCTCGGTCATCGCGATCGCGGTCATGATCGAGCCGTCGGCGAAGCCGGGCAGCCAGCGCTGCTTCTGCTCCTCGGTCGCGTATTCGAGCAGGTAGGGCAGGATCAGGCAGGCGTGCACCGTGTAGGAGCCGAACGAGACTCCAGCGCGCGCAACCTCTTCGAAGACGATCGTGTTGAACTTGAAGCTGGACTCGCCGCCTCCGCCGTACTCCTCGGGGACCTGGATTCCCAGGATGCCGAGTTCGCCCAGCCGGCGGAAGAATTCGCGGGGCGGGCGACCCATCTCGTCCCATTCCTCGCGATGCGGCGCGACCTCACGTTCGATGAAGTCGCGCACCATCTTCCGGAACTGATCGTGTTCTTCGGTGAAGATCGTCCGCTGCATGGCTTGTCCTCCGGGGTGTGGGGGAAGGAGAGGGGAAGGTCAGTTACCGGTGAAGTTGCCGGTGCGTCGTTCGAGGAACGCCGAGAGGGCTTCGCGGTGGTCCTCGCTGTGGTGCGAGAGCGCCTGGAGGGAGGCCGACAGTTCGAGGAGCGTGTCGAGATCGACGCGCTGGCCCTCGCGCAGCAGCTTCTTCGTCATGCGCAGTGCGTTCGGGGGGTTGACGGCGACGCGGGCGGCGAGCGCGTTCGCGGCGTCGAGTAGCTGTTCGGGTTCGACGACCTGCGAGACCATGCCCCAGTCGAGAGCGGTCGCGGCGTCGACGCGGTCGCCGGTGAAGGCCATCTCGGCGGCGCGCGCGGCACCGACGGCGCGCGGCAGCAGCCAGGCACCGCCGTCGCCGGGGATGATGCCGAGCTTGACGAAGCTCTCCGCGAAGAACGCCTTCGACGAGGCGATCCGCATGTCGCACATCATCGCGAGGTCGCAGCCGGCGCCCACGGCGGGTCCGTTGACCGCGGCGATGATCGGGACCTCGCAGTGGTAGATGGCCCGGGGCAGGCGCTGGATGCCGCGGCGGTAACCCTCGCGCAGGGCGTGGGGTGCGCCGCCGAACATGCCGCGACGCTCGTCCATGTCCTTGACGTTGCCGCCGGCGGAGAAGGCCGATCCGGCGCCGGTGAGGATGACGACGCGGGTGTCGATGTCGCGGTTGGCCTCCTCGACGAGCTCGACGAGACGGTCGACGACGTCGTCACCCGAGATCGGGTTGCGCGCCTCCGGAAGGTTGATCGTCCAGGTCACGACGTTTCCGTCGCGCGTGCTCAGTACGACGTCCTGCGAAGTTGCCATTGCGGTCGCGGTCCTTCCGGTAGCCAGTGTGTGGCTCGCACCATAATTAGGTCGAACGATCGTTCAAATTACGGGGCGCGTCGGATTCTGTAAAGACCCAACGGGCTCGTGCCTCAGTCGGGGAGGCTCACGTTCGATTCGGCGATTCTTATGGCTACCTC harbors:
- a CDS encoding TetR/AcrR family transcriptional regulator, with product MRVLSPKQRVFIEAGRKEFVRNGYGSSSIRTIAQEAGVSLSALYYHYKNKQDLLLAILLDGVDTYDAVCDAELARAGDDPVEQIRAFVKGNVIFRTQFPEQGRMIATEVRNLEPEGARLYEERRRDGRRRIRDIIDRGVAQGVFTTKYPDDCRRSILAMVSAIANWYDPAGPDGPDEIAERYADLSLALLCPTITGGEGDSR
- a CDS encoding acyl-CoA synthetase codes for the protein MYPGRYAAVAPDRPAVHEAATGRTLTYRELEDASVRFAHWLRAHDVGKGDHIAVVTVNDATAFELYWGAVRSGVYVTFVNTHLAPVEAAYIVDDCDAKVLVVSAPLAELAEAIAPLTPKVTHRVAFGGEVPGHLVYEEEVAGLPVTPMADQPRGSDMLYSSGTTGRPKGIKPALSGAQVGDEPGPPLLKQVRRFGFDENTVYLSPAPIYHAAPLRYGVSTQALGGTVVLMERFDPEHSLACIERYRVTHSQWVPTHFVRLLKLPRAVRERYDLSSMRCALHSAAPCPVEVKQELMRWWGEIVYEYYSATEAIGNTLVTPQEWLDKPGTVGKTGGPGTLGLARICDENGNRLPTGEIGTVYFERDDFSFEYHKDPEKTASTRHPFEGNWYTTGDIGYLDEDDYLFLTGRDKFTIISGGVNIYPQEIENVLALHPSIADVAVVGVPDADRGERVEAFVQLVPDVDGSDELEDDIIGFCRERLSRFKCPRHVRFVDELPRTPTGKMVKGTLGELIAQYADTGALS
- a CDS encoding acyl-CoA dehydrogenase family protein gives rise to the protein MQRTIFTEEHDQFRKMVRDFIEREVAPHREEWDEMGRPPREFFRRLGELGILGIQVPEEYGGGGESSFKFNTIVFEEVARAGVSFGSYTVHACLILPYLLEYATEEQKQRWLPGFADGSIMTAIAMTEPGTGSDLANIATSAKLSEDGKHYIINGAKTFITGGVTADLILTVCRTSPFDPENRRGGLSIIAVPTDSEGFAVGRKLDKIGLHQQDTAELSYTDVKVPVENLLGEEGAGFGYLTHNLPQERLSIALNQVGFAEAAIAHAIAYTKERKVFGKPVASFQNTKFVLAECSAETQAARVYVDHCLELLDRKELTVADAARAKLFCTEVSGRVIDKCLQLHGGYGYITEYPIARLYADTRVTRIYGGTSEVMKTIISKDLGL
- a CDS encoding crotonase/enoyl-CoA hydratase family protein — translated: MATSQDVVLSTRDGNVVTWTINLPEARNPISGDDVVDRLVELVEEANRDIDTRVVILTGAGSAFSAGGNVKDMDERRGMFGGAPHALREGYRRGIQRLPRAIYHCEVPIIAAVNGPAVGAGCDLAMMCDMRIASSKAFFAESFVKLGIIPGDGGAWLLPRAVGAARAAEMAFTGDRVDAATALDWGMVSQVVEPEQLLDAANALAARVAVNPPNALRMTKKLLREGQRVDLDTLLELSASLQALSHHSEDHREALSAFLERRTGNFTGN